The following proteins are encoded in a genomic region of Candida albicans SC5314 chromosome 4, complete sequence:
- the ECM38 gene encoding Ecm38p (Putative gamma-glutamyltransferase; alkaline upregulated; Spider biofilm induced; possibly an essential gene, disruptants not obtained by UAU1 method), with translation MSKQFMKFPSRRSTVYSSKGIVASTQPLANAAGLKILDKGGNCVDAAIAVSAALTITEPGSTGIGGDCFALYYKLKDKSDPKSGVVLGLNGSGRAAQNVTPQDVWNEHNEGKYMPRIPYTSVFSITVPGAIAGWFDAYEKWGSGKVTFEEILTPAVQLAEEGFPVSELSSHAWRNCIPKLLKQNPDVKENPFVLEGNRGPEEGEYVTNHRVAKCLRLIGKHGKKVFYEGVIAEAIIKTTSGRNHKLTLDDLKNHTSTIVEPIKLNFQDYNVWEIPPNGHGLVALIALGIIQELHNSGKINLHELKHNSSRYLHILIEACKLGFYDSDEYVSDPTFKDIPIDGLLNPKYLKARSELIDSNKIIDGDKMKHGVPDPKFKSDTVYLTVSDSNGEVCSFINSVYEGFGSAILVEDYGFCLQNRGNNFNFTAGQSNCLEGGKRPYHTIIPGMITNNDGSLYAGFGNMGGFAQPVCHVQHVLNLTVFGMTPQQSIDSPRFVLNSNNDDSADRGRGAGGPVRTPITVVQLEEGIEPNVIDDLKKLGHEVEVLSGYGRETFGRAQIIKNVSKDGKLIYAGGSDMRGDGAAVALI, from the coding sequence atgtCGAAACAATTTATGAAATTCCCCTCCAGAAGGTCAACAGTATATTCTTCTAAAGGAATAGTTGCTTCAACTCAACCACTAGCTAATGCTGCTGGGTTGAAAATTTTAGATAAGGGAGGAAATTGTGTTGATGCAGCAATTGCGGTTTCTGCTGCTTTAACAATTACTGAACCAGGGTCTACAGGTATTGGAGGCGACTGTTTTGCACTTTACtacaaattgaaagataaaCTGGATCCAAAAAGTGGGGTCGTGTTGGGGTTAAATGGATCTGGTAGAGCTGCACAAAATGTGACACCACAAGATGTTTGGAACGAGCACAACGAAGGGAAATATATGCCAAGAATACCTTACACTTctgttttttcaatcacTGTTCCAGGGGCAATTGCTGGTTGGTTTGATGCTTATGAAAAATGGGGGTCAGGTAAAGTTACTTTTGAAGAGATTCTTACTCCTGCTGTTCAATTGGCGGAAGAAGGGTTCCCTGTTTCTGAATTATCAAGCCACGCCTGGAGAAATTGTATTcctaaattattgaaacaaaatccTGACGTGAAAGAGAATCCTTTTGTTCTTGAAGGTAATCGAGGACCTGAAGAAGGTGAATATGTAACTAATCACCGCGTGGCTAAATGTCTCAGATTAATTGGCAAACATGGGAAGAAAGTTTTTTATGAAGGTGTAATCGCAGAGgcaattattaaaactaCCAGTGGTAGAAATCACAAATTAACACTTGATGATCTTAAAAATCATACTTCTACCATAGTTGAACCAATTAAACTTAATTTTCAAGACTACAATGTATGGGAAATTCCACCTAATGGACACGGGTTGGTTGCCTTAATAGCTTTGGGGATAATTCAGGAACTTCACAATCTGGgtaaaattaatttacaCGAATTGAAACACAATTCGTCACGTTATTTACACATATTAATTGAAGCCTGTAAGCTTGGATTCTACGATTCAGATGAATATGTCTCAGACCCAACTTTCAAGGATATTCCAATTGATGGCTTATTAAATCCTAAATACTTGAAAGCTAGATCAGAACTTATCGattcaaacaaaatcatAGATGGTGATAAAATGAAACACGGAGTTCCAGATCCAAAATTTAAATCGGACACAGTTTATCTTACAGTGAGTGATTCCAATGGAGAAGTTTGTTCTTTTATAAACTCGGTTTATGAAGGATTTGGCTCTGCCATATTAGTAGAAGATTATGGATTCTGTTTACAAAATCGAGgcaataatttcaattttacaGCGGGACAATCAAATTGTTTAGAAGGTGGTAAACGACCATATCATACAATCATCCCAGGAATGATTACTAATAATGATGGATCATTGTATGCTGGTTTTGGTAATATGGGAGGGTTTGCTCAGCCTGTATGCCATGTGCAACATGTATTAAATTTGACTGTATTTGGAATGACTCCACAACAACTGATTGACTCTCCCAGGTTTGTATTGAATTCTAATAATGACGACTCCGCTGACAGAGGACGCGGGGCAGGTGGTCCAGTTCGTACTCCAATAACAGTTGTGCAATTAGAAGAAGGTATTGAGCCTAATGtgattgatgatttgaaaaagctTGGACATGAAGTGGAAGTTTTAAGTGGCTATGGTAGAGAAACTTTCGGCCGAGCACAGATCATTAAAAATGTTTCCAAAGATGGAAAATTAATATACGCTGGTGGTAGCGACATGAGAGGTGATGGTGCAGCTGTTGCCTTGATTTAA
- a CDS encoding uncharacterized protein (Ortholog of Candida albicans WO-1 : CAWG_03455), protein MLPELLYFPPIKEIVISTIFSNVSITYQTERHRGNDGAEAGYWECDCHEFCFTLVDLLEGIKKWNIYPRSIHIHNMDGFQNEPDTFVELLKKASSIHGTFYQNMGSDQETQLDLIVNSNIKFDHLNLSRFSSPLTLPPIATSIRLNKTILNNYAIPGVKKLSSSVKSDDERNQMYAFSSDLEDLHVFSEESIQMTLPPNLRKLNIEVTSGSVGFISEEMVNLEYLSLKLPNIQSFDKTGINAPNLKKLVLECESLSNFDGLKQFPYLKHLEFSEVSFSMSLFDDGSFSELDTFICWGCDIQNTVDFDSSLLTFPSNLKTLELSGCSFENTDFSNWVPPGTLETLRVYDSPLKYGFLGANLRYFETCGSRLTFDSNFRIFPMVEKFILNSQYVTFESPDFMYHLPNNLVQLHLASWEQGKMGVFTQMVKWPLMLTNIIFHNFNINNQTLEFLNFKESRLEEINIRGGNVNKLDADLFPTSVKYLTLREMKIQELSDSFENLENLRRLSLARNQLKMVNPVKLPVSTLQTLDLKQCNVRFISPFLVSMLEEKNKNPKLHVYATENSNISVIDIRTALKLVKGLVLFLNDFDKSLTEISRRSSRLICIGESRDPHFENYEFSATEEVVPDYDPDDLYDGSDASSDEEDTGDDTKRRREM, encoded by the coding sequence ATGTTACCAGAATTATTGTATTTCCCGCCAATTAAAGAGATCGttatatcaacaattttttcaaatgtaAGCATCACCTATCAAACTGAAAGACATCGGGGTAATGATGGAGCAGAGGCTGGTTACTGGGAATGTGACTGCCACGAGTTCTGTTTCACACTCGTTGATTTGTTAGAAGGTATTAAAAAATGGAATATATATCCAAGATCCATCCATATACACAATATGGATGGATTTCAAAACGAACCGGATACCTTCGTTGAACTTTTAAAGAAAGCTCTGAGTATTCATGGTacattttatcaaaatatgGGTCTGGATCAAGAAACCCAGTTAGATTTGATTGTCAATTCTAATATTAAGTTTgatcatttgaatttgtcaCGTTTCCTGAGTCCACTCACATTACCACCTATCGCCACAAGTATTAGGCTAAATAAGACtatattgaacaattatGCAATTCCTGGTGTCAAGAagctttcttcttctgtgAAATCTGATGATGAAAGAAACCAAATGTATGCTTTTTCTTCCGATTTGGAAGATTTGCATGTTTTTAGTGAAGAATCGATTCAAATGACCCTACCTCCAAATTTACGGAAACTAAATATTGAGGTAACTCTGGGCTCGGTAGGTTTCATATCTGAAGAAATGGTCAATTTAGAGTATTTGCTGCTTAAATTGCCAAATATTCAATCTTTTGACAAGACAGGAATAAATGCtccaaatttgaaaaagctAGTTCTAGAATGTGAAAGCTTGTCTAATTTTGATGGTTTAAAACAGTTCCCATATTTAAAACATTTGGAATTTAGTGAGGTTAGTTTTTCCATGAGTTTATTTGACGATGGTTCTTTTTCTGAGTTAGACACTTTTATATGTTGGGGTTGTGATATTCAAAATACAGTAGATTTTGACAGCTCATTACTAACATTTCcttcaaatttgaaaacattggAGCTTAGTGGTTGCAGTTTTGAGAATACTGATTTTAGCAATTGGGTACCTCCTGGTACATTGGAGACCTTGCGTGTTTATGATCTGCCCCTTAAATATGGTTTTTTAGGTGCCAATTTACGGTATTTTGAAACTTGTGGGTCAAGACTTACATTTGACAGTAACTTTAGAATTTTTCCCATGGTGGAAAAGTTTATATTGAATTCCCAGTATGTAACTTTTGAAAGTCCGGATTTCATGTATCATTTACCAAATAACCTTGTACAGTTGCACTTGGCTTCCTGGGAACAGGGAAAGATGGGAGTTTTCACCCAAATGGTTAAATGGCCATTGATGTTGACTAATATCATATTtcataatttcaatattaataatcaGACATTGgagtttttgaattttaagGAATCCAGACTTGAGGAAATTAATATTCGTGGAGGTAACGTCAACAAGTTAGATGCCGATTTATTTCCCACTAGTGTTAAATACCTAACTTTAAGAGAAATGAAAATCCAGGAATTGTCAGattcatttgaaaatttggaaaatttacGCAGGTTGTCTCTAgcaagaaatcaattgaagatgGTAAACCCTGTGAAATTGCCGGTGTCAACATTGCAGACTTTAGATCTAAAACAATGTAACGTTCGTTTCATATCGCCATTTTTGGTGTCAATGCTCGaggaaaagaataaaaatcCTAAACTACATGTATACGCCACggaaaattcaaatattagTGTAATTGACATAAGAACAGCATTGAAATTGGTTAAGGGGCTAGTGCTATTTCtcaatgattttgataaatcttTGACGGAAATATCCAGACGTTCTTCCCGTTTGATCTGTATAGGAGAGAGTCGTGATCCTCATTTTGAGAATTATGAATTTTCTGCAACAGAAGAGGTGGTCCCTGACTATGATCCAGATGATCTTTACGATGGAAGTGATGCTAGCCtggatgaagaagatacCGGTGATGATACTAAAAGAAGGAGAGAAATGTAG
- a CDS encoding uncharacterized protein (Phosphorylated protein of unknown function; Hap43p-repressed gene): MSDSFSRITSMIDSAKEFTIETAVSASARLTDTPSGSRPQEISKLLNSRTDREILNGMKCVISLITREEDALPYFADVVKNITNSDPKIRQLVIIYLTKYAEVEPDTALLSINSIQKSLNDKDPINRANAIRSLAGIRIGSIIPILVLSMKRTSTDRSPLVRAATAISIGKIYQISGRSKRQMIEYLSKLLTDSEVMVVGAAIKTYAKIRMELNEEKRWTPIHGNFRRFCKLLNQFDEWTQSYVVELLTEYSRKFLLRPINDEITDDDLELFLRSMKPLVQSISESVILSVAKSIYLLAPRQLFCDFQLDLVLTRIATSLNQSDVSLFALEVVSFISKSDKLFESYYKSFYVTPSDSNDVAICKINILSALSNQENFKYIFEELKYYAIYSTNKSISKESIKAMGKCSGLSLEWSQKILKWCLKKIKTSRGETLNELLTVVRYLIQQKSDSNDSLNKAEVLKTTFNLAAILEDSSVELETEARASIIWIIGEYTALAENSFALDVLRNLLKQFAEEEEEVRYQILVLASKIFAYEMIKIKNEGGDQFKDYVEEKFSNSIEYKMFQHALHLAKYDSSYDTRDRARMFSVLLSSVDRAQLASLFLQVPKPVPFVKSDTADYLRLRAIDDYFEVCDWSDQDKLPPKSIRTEFTVQVNKLGNVSFTSSSTSREKTKSPSPVGEHSFSSQQFAQQRELLSQVEKKQTSKYKLQSLDEFFGSEDDDSSSSSSEEEEEEEEEVSEEVESDEDEDEDEDEEDEDEDEDEEIREETNKEA, from the coding sequence ATGAGCGACTCATTCTCGAGAATAACGTCTATGATAGACTCTGCGAAAGAGTTTACAATAGAGACCGCTGTCTCTGCGTCTGCTCGATTAACCGACACACCAAGTGGATCTCGTCCACAAGAAATctcaaaattattgaattcgAGAACTGACCGTGAAATATTGAATGGGATGAAATGTGTAATTTCCCTAATAACAAGAGAAGAAGATGCATTACCATACTTTGCTGATGttgtgaaaaatataaccaATAGTGATCCTAAAATTAGACAATTGGTCATAATCTATTTAACCAAATATGCTGAGGTCGAACCTGATACTGCATTACTTTCCATCAATTCAATacaaaaatcattaaatgaTAAAGATCCAATAAATAGAGCTAATGCAATTAGATCACTAGCTGGTATTAGGATTGGATCTATTATTCCCATTTTGGTGTTGAGTATGAAAAGAACGTCAACGGATCGATCACCATTAGTTCGTGCTGCAACAGCCATATCGATTGGGAAAATCTATCAAATATCTGGTAGATCCAAACGTCAAATGATTGAATATTTGAGTAAACTATTAACTGACAGTGAAGTAATGGTTGTTGGTGCAGCTATAAAAACATATGCAAAGATCAGGATGGAGttaaatgaagaaaagaGATGGACACCAATACATGGCAATTTTAGACGATTTTgcaaattattgaatcaatttgatgaatGGACTCAATCTTATGTGGTTGAGTTACTTACTGAATATTCTCGTAAGTTCTTACTCCGACCTATTAATGATGAGATAACTGATGATGATCTTGAGTTATTTTTGCGGTCGATGAAACCGTTGGTACAAAGCATTTCAGAATCTGTCATTTTAAGTGTTGCAAAGTCGATTTACCTTCTTGCGCCACGTCAATTGTTCTgtgattttcaattggaTCTTGTGTTGACAAGAATTGCCACTTCATTAAATCAACTGGATGTATCGTTGTTTGCTTTGGAGGTTGTATCGTTTATCAGTAAGagtgataaattatttgaatcatACTACAAGAGCTTTTATGTGACACCGAGTGACCTGAATGATGTTGCTATTTGCAAAATTAATATCCTTTCAGCATTATCTAATCAAGAGAATTTCAAGTACATATTTGAGGAATTGAAATACTATGCTATTTATTCTACTAACAAAAGTATCTCTAAGGAGTCAATAAAGGCTATGGGGAAATGTTCTGGTTTGTCTTTGGAATGGAGTcagaaaattttaaaatggtgtttgaaaaagattaaaACATCACGTGGAGAAACATTGAACGAATTACTAACTGTCGTACGttatttgattcaacaaaaaagtgATTCCAATGACAGTTTAAACAAAGCAgaagttttgaaaacaacTTTTAATTTAGCAGCTATTTTGGAAGATAGTCTGGTTGAATTGGAAACCGAAGCCCGAGCAAGTattatttggattattGGGGAATATACGGCACTAGCCGAAAACTCGTTTGCTCTTGATGTTTTAAGAAATCTACTTAAACAATTTGcagaagaggaagaagaagttagATATCAAATATTGGTTCTAGCAAGTAAAATATTTGCCTATGAAATGATCAAAATTAAGAATGAAGGGGGTGACCAATTCAAGGATTATGTGGAGGAGAAATTTTCCAACAGCATTGAATACAAGATGTTTCAACATGCATTGCATTTAGCCAAATATGACTCATCGTACGATACCAGAGATCGTGCTAGAATGTTTAgtgtattattatcaagTGTTGATAGAGCACAGTTGGCATCTTTGTTCTTACAAGTTCCTAAACCAGTTCCATTTGTTAAATCGGATACCGCAGATTATCTTAGGCTTAGAGCCATTGATGATTACTTTGAAGTTTGTGATTGGAGTGATCAAGATAAATTACCACCAAAGTCTATTAGAACTGAATTCACCGTACAAGTTAATAAACTAGGCAATGTTTCATTCACTTCATCCTCAACATCAAGAGAGAAAACTAAATCACCAAGTCCTGTTGGTGAGcattctttttcatcacaACAGTTTGCTCAGCAACGAGAACTATTGTCTCAAgttgaaaagaaacaaacaCTGAAGTATAAACTACAAAGTTTGGATGAGTTTTTCGGGAGTGAGGATGATGattcatcatcgtcatcttcggaggaagaggaagaggaagaggaagaagtCAGTGAGGAAGTTGAGtctgatgaagatgaagacgaagacgaagacgaagaagacgaagacGAAGACGAAGACGAAGAGATTAGAGAGGAAACGAATAAAGAAGCGTAA
- the RAD2 gene encoding ssDNA endodeoxyribonuclease (Ortholog of S. cerevisiae Rad2, a nucleotide excision repair nuclease; null mutant is extremely sensitive to UV irradiation; transcript induced by interaction with macrophages), which translates to MGVHSLWKIVGPTARPVRLEALSKKKLAIDASIWIYQFLKAMRDKDGNSLPSSHIIGFFRRICKLLYFGILPIFVFDGGVPALKKQTINNRKQRREKNSESRQETAQKLLAIQLQREAENALNRSKKPSNNTTNGDDDDVIYFEDLPINKPERESSTPSSIVYRKNDEYHLPDLKEFKVSKFDERIMPEEDLTEFYEDFDHVDGININEIDPKSKEFEALPIATQYMILSHLRLKSRLRMGYRKEQLEELFPNSMDFSKFQIQQVQRRNFYTQKLMDVTGMGADATISKRLAGDKDRKYALVKNEDGWTLALEGNSEDNPIQVDSDEAEDITREVNSYKEDLRQDKKDEESDSDFEDVPLEEIPETEEDKDYQRALIKSIYEQYNTQENMQAPTSTINGVDDDELRKAVEKSKIDYFELQAKETQQLEEEKFDFGSSMLFSTNAVKEEALQNSEEISNLTEHAHTQVNTVHPSEQDKIINSDTKKELPNSIGQSFLFNADPHRTGKIELRTKEETIFEPEESDFEEAKTNNDQSISHIEKAKKQEPTKDQQKLPDWFQSEVNKTLNPHNVKFVNYNDYQIRNQKNQEEKDAGLVPWYEAKEILEQEQSDEEEQEQEQEKPDNDSDEIEEISKEQVNISISEEKESVPPSSVEDIRKPAVMDYQFEEEDEEELVQQLQKEELDHESLKHQIKASHAIPLTSLETRITDEQLLQEKFQKAKRDSDEVTETMINDVQELLKRFGIPYITAPMEAEAQCAELYKIGLVDGIVTDDSDCFLFGGDKIYKNMFDQKQYVEFYLQDDLFNKMALTQHKLIELALLLGSDYTEGIKGIGPVQAMEILAEFGNLEKFKEWFDKHTKSVADKTELTKLQKSLLDRIKKGKLYLPDSFPDKVVEQAYMSPEVDSDKTEFQWGVPDLDQIRSFLMYNLLWTQTEVDEVMVPLVQDMNKKKLEGRQSTISEFFPQEYIQSRKELNLGKRLKTAANKLKKQKHL; encoded by the coding sequence atGGGAGTACACTCATTATGGAAAATAGTTGGGCCAACAGCGAGACCAGTAAGGCTAGAAGCactttcaaaaaagaaattagcTATAGATGCCTCGATTTGGatatatcaatttttgaagGCAATGCGTGATAAAGATGGCAACTCCTTACCATCATCACATATTATTGGGTTTTTCCGAAGGATATGTAAACTATTGTATTTTGGGATATTGCCTATATTTGTGTTTGATGGAGGAGTGCCTGCTTTAAAAAAGCAAACCATCAATAACAGAAAACAACGAAGAGAAAAGAATTCTGAATCACGGCAAGAGACTGCTCAAAAGTTGTTAGCCATACAATTGCAAAGAGAAGCAGAAAACGCGTTGAATCGACTGAAAAAACCATCAAATAACACTACCAATGGCGACGATGACGACGTTATATATTTTGAAGACTTGCCAATAAATAAACCGGAGAGAGAATCATCAACCCCGTCATCAATAGTTTACAGAAAGAATGATGAGTATCATTTACCAGATCTAAAGGAGTTCAAAGTGTCGAAATTCGATGAAAGAATTATGCCTGAGGAAGATTTGACAGAATTTTATGAAGATTTCGATCATGTTGATGGGATtaatataaatgaaattgacCCGAAAtctaaagaatttgaagcATTGCCTATTGCCACACAGTATATGATATTGTCTCATTTGAGACTAAAATCTCGATTGAGAATGGGGTATAGAAAGGAACAGTTGGAAGAACTATTTCCAAATAGTATGGATTTCTCAAAGTTTCAAATACAACAAgttcaaagaagaaactttTATACACAAAAATTAATGGATGTAACAGGAATGGGTGCGGATGCGACCATATCGAAGCGACTTGCGGGTGACAAAGACAGAAAGTATGCTCTTGTAAAGAATGAAGATGGTTGGACTTTGGCATTAGAAGGTAATTCCGAAGACAATCCAATACAGGTGGACTCCGATGAAGCTGAAGATATTACACGTGAAGTCAATAGTTACAAGGAAGATTTGAGGCAAGACAAAAAGGACGAAGAGAGTGATTCGGATTTTGAAGATGTTCCTTTAGAGGAAATACCAGAAacagaagaagataaagaCTATCAACGGgcattaatcaaatcaatttatgaACAGTATAATACACAGGAAAATATGCAAGCTCCAACAAGTACTATAAATGGTGTTGATGACGACGAATTGAGGAAAGCTGTAGAAAAGTCTAAGATTGATTACTTTGAGTTACAGGCTAAGGAAACAcaacaattggaagaagaaaaatttgatttcgGATCGTCAATGTTGTTTTCAACGAATGCTGTGAAGGAAGAAGCTCTCCAGAATAGTGAGGAGATTTCCAATTTAACTGAACATGCTCATACTCAAGTAAACACTGTCCATCCCAGTGAGCAAGATAAAATCATAAATAGTGATACCAAGAAGGAATTACCCAATTCCATAGGTCaatcttttttgtttaatgcAGATCCTCACAGGACAGGTAAAATAGAACTCCGtacaaaagaagaaacaatcTTTGAACCTGAAGAGAGTGATTTTGAAGAGGCAAAAACTAATAATGATCAACTGATATCCCACATAGAAAAAGCAAAGAAACAAGAACCCACAAAGGATCAGCAAAAGTTACCTGATTGGTTTCAAAGTGAAGTTAACAAGACTTTAAACCCACATAATGTCAAGTTTGTTAACTACAATGATTATCAAATACGtaaccaaaaaaatcaagaagaaaaggaCGCTGGATTGGTTCCTTGGTATGAAGCCAAAGAAATTTTGGAGCAAGAACAGTCAGATGAAGAAGAGCAGGAACAGGAGCAGGAGAAGCCAGACAATGATAGTGATGAAATCGAGGAAATCAGTAAGGAACAAGTGAATATATCCATTTCTGAAGAGAAGGAAAGTGTGCCACCACTGTCAGTTGAAGATATAAGAAAGCCAGCTGTGATGGATTACCagtttgaagaagaagacgaagaagaGTTGGTCCAGCAGTTACAAAAGGAAGAACTTGATCATGAAAGTCTTAAACATCAAATCAAAGCATCGCACGCAATTCCATTGACATCACttgaaacaagaattaCAGATGAGCAGttattacaagaaaaatttcagAAAGCAAAGAGAGATTCTGATGAAGTTACTGAAACAATGATAAATGATGTACAAGAGCTTTTGAAGAGATTTGGAATTCCATATATCACCGCACCAATGGAGGCTGAAGCCCAATGTGCAGAGCTTTACAAAATTGGTCTTGTGGATGGAATTGTAACTGATGATAgtgattgttttttgtttggtgGAGACAAGATTTACAAGAATATGTTTGACCAGAAACAATATGTTGAATTTTATCTACAGGATGATCTTTTCAATAAGATGGCGTTAACACAGCACAAGTTAATCGAGTTGGCACTTTTATTAGGAAGTGATTACACTGAGGGCATCAAAGGTATTGGTCCGGTTCAGGCAATGGAAATACTTGCTGAGTTTGGAAACTTGGAGAAGTTTAAAGAATGGTTTGACAAGCATACAAAATCAGTTGCTGATAAAACAGAGCTCACCAAATTGCAGAAAAGTTTACTAGATCGAATTAAAAAGGGTAAACTTTATCTTCCTGATAGTTTCCCTGATAAAGTGGTTGAACAAGCGTATATGTCACCAGAAGTTGATTCTGATAAAACAGAATTTCAATGGGGGGTACCAGATTTGGATCAAATTAGGTCTTTTTTAATGTACAACCTTTTGTGGACACAAACAGAAGTGGATGAGGTCATGGTACCACTTGTACAAGAcatgaacaagaaaaaattagaagGAAGACAATCTACTATTAGCGAATTTTTTCCTCAAGAGTATATACAAAGTAGAAAAGAACTTAACCTTGGTAAAAGGTTAAAGACAGCTGCAAATAAGTTGAAAAAACAGAAGCATTTATAG